A region of the Oceanihabitans sp. IOP_32 genome:
TTTGTTTTAGAACCAGCAATAATGGCCATGGTTAGCATTTTATTTTCAGGATATTTTGCCCCGGCGTAATAAATAGCTGTGCGTTCGGCGCATAAGCCAGAGGGATAAGAAGCGTTTTCTTGGTTGCTACCTGTAATTATTTCTTGGTTATCTAAACGTATGGCGACACCTACATAAAAGTTAGAGTAAGGGGCATAAGCTTTTTCTCGAGCTTTTTTGGCTTTACGCATTAAGTTTTCAACTTCTTTGGGTAGTTCACTTAAATCGTCGAAAACTTGAAGTGTAGTTTCAATTTTTATTTCTTTCATAAATTATGTTATTGCGAACCAATATAAGCAAAAACGATAGCTATTAGATCGTCACTTTGAATTAGAGTGTTGTTAATGTTTTTTTAGAAATTACTGTAAGTGCCAGTACCGATATTAAAAGTTAGCGAAAAGCGCAAGGTGTTTTCTAAGGGGCTTTGCACTTTTGAAGTGGAAAATAAGTAAGAAAAATCTATAGTCATAGCTTCGTACTTAAATCCAGCACCTAGAGCTAAAAATTTTCGAGCACCTTTATCTTCATTTTCGTTAAAATACCCCCCTCTAAAAGCGAAAGCGTCTTGATAAACATACTCGGCACCTAAGGCCCAAGTAAATTCTTTAAGCTCTTCACTAAACCCATCAGGAGCATCTGTAAAAGACTGAAACATACCAGATAAAAAGTTTACATCGGGGTCTTTGCCTTTAACAATTATAGTGGATTCGTTACCATCTTGGATTTGGTTGTTATTGAGATCTACAAAGCCATAAATAGGCGGTGTGGGCACTAATAATTTTCCAATTTCTGCTGTTACTGCCAATTTATTTTTGGGGTTAAATATAAAGTCGAACCCGCCTCCTAAGCGCAGCAATGTGGGTTGAAAATTGTCTTGTCCACCCTCGTCATAAGAAAATTTAGGTCCCATATTTTGTAAAGCAAAACCTGCTCTCCAGCGGCCATCAAAATTGTTGTAGGTTTTTATGTTGCTCTGATAAAAACCTGAAACATCTACACCAAAGGTGCTTGCTGCCGCGGTGTCATTGCTGCCTGTGTCAAGTTTTAGATCGGAGCGTAAATAGCGCATCGCTACAGATAGGGCAAACTTATCGCTTAAACGCAAGGCGTACGAGGCATCAATAGTTAATTCATTTGGTCTTTGAATTAGGGATTGTGAAAATTCATCTTGCACAAATTCTATATCACCTAAGGAAAAGTACTTAAAGCTTGCCGCAAATGCGCTACGTTCGTCCAAACGATTAAAATAAGTAACATTGCCTAAAAATACATCATTCACCAATTTGTTTAGATATGGAGTGTAACTCACGGCTACTCCCGATTTCGTGCTAGAGAAAGCATATTTTGCAGAATTCCATTGCTGGGAAAACGCATCTGCCGAGGTTGCAACGCCCATATCGCCCATCGAGGCAGCTCTCGCATCGGGTGCAATTAATACAAAAGGCACACCTGTGGTGATGACTCTTCGCTCTTGATTATCGAAAACGATGGCTTCTTGAGCATTTGTTTTTAGTAGGATAACAAATAATAATAATAGCAATATTTTATTCTTCATGAGCCATATTGTTTCAACAAATATAATTTTTATTTTAAGACTTTTTAGTAAACTTTAAAAGTTGTTAAGGTCTTCTGTGGAGATATTCAGCTTCAATAAGTTGTAATAATTAGTGGTAAGACACTTTTTTTTGACGACTTCATTGTTCGTTTCTATTTGGTTTTGTCGATAGCGCAATAGGTGCTTTCGTGTTCTTTTAAAACAGTTCATTGTTATACTAACGTTTATAAAAGTTGTCTATTGCAATACCGTATTGTTCGTATTCATTCTAAAATTCTTGAGTGACTTGAGTTTATGATTTGTATTCATTTCCTAAAAGTGGTCTGTGGCCTTTATAATGGTAAATTTTTAGATTCAATCATGTTTATCTCACAACAAAGTTGTCGATTGAAACTAATTTTTAGGTTTAGCGCTATATAAACATTGGCTTTAAAACTAAACTTATGGAGTAGTTTGTAAGACGGCTAAATTTTTATCCTGTTTCCATAAAAATAGTAATAAATTTGTAAAAAACACGTTTATAAACAACCGTATGGTCTTAATGAAACGGTTAAATTATCGTTGTAATGCTTAAAAAACAAGACGAAATACATGTTTTTTTGGTTAAAATGTAAAAAACTAGTTGTCATATTCGGTTAAATCATTATATTGCATCACCAAATTATTATCAGCTTACGTAAACGAATAACTATGAAAAAAATTTTAGCACTAAGGGTTATGGTAGTTTTAATGCTATTTTTAACCGTTATGGGTTGTAATAAATCTTCCAGCTCGAAGAACAGCTCTAGAGCCACAGGATGGCAGATTAACGACAGGCAAGGAGGTTTTCAATACAATACTAGTTTTAAAGAACAAGAAACTGGTCCAGGTTTGGTTTTTATCGAAGGTGGTACATTCACTAAAGGAAAAGTTCAGGATGATGTTATGCACGATTGGAATAATACGCCGTCGCAGCAGCATGTTCAATCTTTTTACATGGATGAGACCGAGGTTACCAATGTGATGTATCTGGAATATTTGGATTGGATTAAACGTGTTTATCCACCATCAAACGACAATTTTAGAGCGATTTATCACGGTGCCTTACCAGATACTTTAGTTTGGAGAAACCGTTTAGGTTATAATGAAATTTTAACCGAAAACTATTTGCGTCATCCAGGTTATGCTGAGTATCCTGTGGTTGGTGTAAGTTGGATTCAAGCTGTAGAGTTTGCTAATTGGAGATCCGATCGTGTTGGAGAAAAAGCCCTACAAGATGCAGGTTACCTAAAAAAAGGTTCGCATTTAAACGATGTGAGTGCCGATGCTACTTTTAGTACCCACACTTATATTAACGCGCCAACACTTACTTACGGTGGTAACGAAGAGGTTATAAATCCTGAGAAAGGAAGGGGTAGAAATGTGCAAACCGATGCCGATGGCAATCCTGTAAATGTTTATGCAAAAATAGAATCTGGAATAATACCAGTAAAATATAGACTTCCAACTGAAACGGAATGGGAATATGCAGCACTTGGATTGAGTGAGTTAAGAGATTTTAACTTGCAAAGAGGACGAAAAAAATACCCATGGGACGGGCAATACACACGTTCAGAAAAACGAAAAACTCGAGGTGACCAATTGGCCAATTTCAAGCAAGGTAAGGGAGATTATGGTGGAATTGCTGGATGGTCTGATGATGGTGCCGATATTACAAACGCTGTGAAATCTTATCCTCCAAACGATTTTGGATTATACGATATGGCAGGAAATGTTGCAGAATGGGTAGCCGATGTTTACAGACCGATTATAGACGACGAGTATAACGATTTTAATTACTTTCGTGGAAATATTTATACCAAAAACGCTATTAACGATGATGGCACGGTTAAAGTGGTGACACCAGATAATATTGTTTACGACACTTTGTCTACTGGAAAATTAGTTGCAAGAAATTTACCTGGGCAAATATTACAGGTGCCAGTAGATGAAAACGAAACCTACTTGAGAACGAATTTCGACAGAAGTGACGCTAGAAACTTTAGAGATGGCGATAAGCGCTCTTCGCGATATTTTGAAAGCTTTAATGACGACGAATTTGATACCGCTGAGCCAAGTTCTAATACCGGCAAAATGTATAACTCTCCAAAACATTCTGTTTCTAGAGATTCTCTGGGGAATATTGTAAGGGAGTATGATAGAAACAGTAATCGTACCTCTTTAATTAACGACAATGTTCGGGTGTATAAAGGAGGATCATGGAAAGATAGAGTTTATTGGTTAGACCCTGCGCAGCGACGTTATTTTCCAGAGGATATGGCAACCGATTACATAGGATTTAGATGTGCGATGTCTCGTGTAGGCACCAAAAGCAAAAACAAAAAAAAGGTAAGAGGATAAAAAAAGCATAGATTATTCCATGGAAGCCCTAGCGTATGTTAGGGCTTTTTTATTTTTATTCACTAGTGTGCCATTAAAAATATTATAATGCTGTCAATCCTTTTAAAATAAAGAACTTTGTACATTTTTTAAAATGTCACCTTGCTTATTTGAAATAATTATTAAGATTTAAAGGAGCTATTTTGTTAATTAAAGCACTTCTGTTTATCAGTTAGTTAGAATCAAGTCGTGGTTCTTATGTCTATTAGCGAAGCGGTCTTATGTCTTTTGTCGGACATTAATGATTTTTATTTTTTAAAACTAAATGGTTTTGCTTGTATTTCTATTAAATTTGTGACGCCAGTTTTTATGAGATTCTTAACGTTAAACTATTACAATTGAAAATTCAAGACCTACACCGTTTATTTTTGTCCTGCCATGCAGTATGTACAGATACCAGAACCATAAAAAAGGATGATATTTATTTTGCACTTAAAGGCGAAAATTTTAATGGCAATATTTACGCAGAAAACGCTTTGAGTAAAGGCGCTAAATATGTAGTTATTGATGAAGAAAAATACAAGAGTTCACCCAGTTGTATCGTTGTAAATAATGTTCTAGAAACGCTTCAAGAACTCGCCTCATATCACCGCAGCTATTTAAACCTTCCTATTGTAGCCTTGACAGGTAGCAATGGTAAAACAACAACTAAAGAGTTAATACATGCTGTGCTTTTAGAACGGTATAAAACTAAGGCCACTTTTGGTAACTTAAACAATCATATAGGGGTGCCTTTAACATTACTTTCTATGGACAGTAAGACAGAAATTGGTATTGTAGAGATGGGAGCCAACCACTTAAACGAAATTGCTTTTTTGTGTGCTCTTGCGCAACCAGACTATGGTTATATAACTAATTTTGGTAAAGCACATTTAGAAGGTTTTGGTGGCGTCGACGGCGTAATTAAGGGTAAAAGTGAAATGTATGATTATTTAATGGCTCATCATAAAACCATTTTTGTTAATGGCAATGATTCCATTCAAACGGAAAAAACATCAGGGTCAAATCGTATAATATTTGGAGATAAAGCTAATACAAACATTAAAGTTTCTTTTATTGATGCCAGTCCTTTTGTAAGCTGTGAATATAAAGATCTGGTTATTAACAGTAAGCTTGTAGGAGATTATAATTTTAATAATATTGCTGCAGCGATTGCTATCGGTGATTATTTTAAAGTTGAGCCAACCGCTATTAAAAAGGCAATCGAAAATTACAGACCTACAAATAATAGATCCCAAATTATTACCAGAGGTACGACCAAAATTATATTGGATGCTTATAATGCTAACCCTACTAGTATGACCGCTGCTTTGCTTAATTTTAATAAACAAACGGGGCGTAAAATGGCTATTCTAGGTGATATGTTCGAGCTCGGTAAAGCGGCTAAAGAAGAACATCAAAACATTCTGAATTTAGCACGTGATTTAAATGTTGATGCAGTGGTTTCTATAGGAGAAAACTTCTATCAATCTGAGGCTAAATCAAAAAAAATAAAACAATACCAGTCTTTCGAAGAATTTAAAAAAGGGTTCGATTTTTCACAGTTAGAAAACCTAAGTTTGTTAATTAAGGGGTCCCGAGGCATGGCTTTAGAGCGCGTTTTAGATCTATTCTAATTTTTAATGTAGTGCTATTATCTTTTTGTTAAATGTGCTAAGGGGCTTATACCAAATTAACCATGTCATGTCGCCTGTAATTCGTTTACTCACATTTTTTTATTTTATAAATAGGTGTTCATGATGTGCTTCTCAGTTCTTTTTCGCCCATATTTCGGTATCAAATAAAACCATAACTTTGGCTAGGCTTTGATTTTAGCTCACGCCCATATTATAGTAAAATAACGAGTTTGTGAATCTGCGATTTCTATTTCATCTGAACGAAAAATAATGTAAATTCACCATCGGACATTTTAAAATTAAATTGGTATCAAAAATGCTATTTTACAACAAGATTTAGTTTTTTATTCCAATGTATTTATTAGCACAAAAAAAAGAAGAAAACTGATTTTCTTCTTTTAATATTTTTGAATCTATTTTTAGAGCTAATTTCTGTTCCGGCTTAAAAGTTTATATTCTTCGTAGCATTCACTAATCGCATCAAGTACTTGTAAGTCGTTGGCTGTTTGAATAAATTCTTTGGAGTAGTTGCACTGTCTAACAATTTCATCTAAATCTACACGATCAACCTGTAATAAAACGGTGAGCATTTCCCTGTCAAAACGAGAGGCCAAGATATTTCTAATCTCATCATCTTCTTTCATTTTTCTCAGTTTACGCAATTCATTGGGTTTCTCTCCAAACATGCGGTAAAGAAAATCTGCTGGATTAAAAATAGAGCCTAATATTTTAGTTACGGCTGTTTGCCTTCCAGCTTCATATCCAGTGCTTGGTAAGCCAGATATGCTATATCTAAAATTACTGTTTATCTCAGGTACTTGCAACACGTCAACCTCTAAAAACCCTGTTAGTTTTAACTGATTAATCACGACTTCTTCCAGTGCTAATGCTAATTCTGTAAGCTCAATCTTAGAATTACCAAATTTCAACCAGTCGTTCGTAACACGGACCTTAATAGATTTAAAACCCAAATAGGAGAAATGTAGTGTGTCATTTACCTTAGCAGATATTTTAAACTCACCATTGCTATTAGTTGTTGTACCAATAACCTGATTAAGGTTTACAATATTTACACTTTCAAGGGGTGTATTATCGGCAGAATTAACAACGATACCTGTCGCTTTGGCTACGTCTTGAGCAAAACAAAGTGATGTGGTTAGTATAAAAATAAATAGCGTTAAATAGTTTTTCATCTGCATAAATTTCATAGCTTTTTCATGGTTAAATGTTCAACCATCAACAATCTAGTGTGTCATTAAAGAATTAATGGTGTTAATACCTGTTTTTATCCTAGAAATTACTAGATTGGTTTTAATGTAAATGTACTAAACTAATTAGTAATAATGCGCCTTAATTTTTCAATTTGACTTAAAATTAACAAAAAAAAGTTTTGATTTTCAAGAAAACTAAAAATCAAAACTTTTTTGGTTATTTTAATACTATTTATTTTGTCAATATTGCTGTTGTATTAGCGTCTTGAA
Encoded here:
- the cdd gene encoding cytidine deaminase — encoded protein: MKEIKIETTLQVFDDLSELPKEVENLMRKAKKAREKAYAPYSNFYVGVAIRLDNQEIITGSNQENASYPSGLCAERTAIYYAGAKYPENKMLTMAIIAGSKTNKTSSPIPPCGACRQAIAEYEVKQNSPIEIYFMGETGKIAKSDSLANLLPLVFDKSAL
- the porV gene encoding type IX secretion system outer membrane channel protein PorV; this translates as MKNKILLLLLFVILLKTNAQEAIVFDNQERRVITTGVPFVLIAPDARAASMGDMGVATSADAFSQQWNSAKYAFSSTKSGVAVSYTPYLNKLVNDVFLGNVTYFNRLDERSAFAASFKYFSLGDIEFVQDEFSQSLIQRPNELTIDASYALRLSDKFALSVAMRYLRSDLKLDTGSNDTAAASTFGVDVSGFYQSNIKTYNNFDGRWRAGFALQNMGPKFSYDEGGQDNFQPTLLRLGGGFDFIFNPKNKLAVTAEIGKLLVPTPPIYGFVDLNNNQIQDGNESTIIVKGKDPDVNFLSGMFQSFTDAPDGFSEELKEFTWALGAEYVYQDAFAFRGGYFNENEDKGARKFLALGAGFKYEAMTIDFSYLFSTSKVQSPLENTLRFSLTFNIGTGTYSNF
- the gldJ gene encoding gliding motility lipoprotein GldJ gives rise to the protein MKKILALRVMVVLMLFLTVMGCNKSSSSKNSSRATGWQINDRQGGFQYNTSFKEQETGPGLVFIEGGTFTKGKVQDDVMHDWNNTPSQQHVQSFYMDETEVTNVMYLEYLDWIKRVYPPSNDNFRAIYHGALPDTLVWRNRLGYNEILTENYLRHPGYAEYPVVGVSWIQAVEFANWRSDRVGEKALQDAGYLKKGSHLNDVSADATFSTHTYINAPTLTYGGNEEVINPEKGRGRNVQTDADGNPVNVYAKIESGIIPVKYRLPTETEWEYAALGLSELRDFNLQRGRKKYPWDGQYTRSEKRKTRGDQLANFKQGKGDYGGIAGWSDDGADITNAVKSYPPNDFGLYDMAGNVAEWVADVYRPIIDDEYNDFNYFRGNIYTKNAINDDGTVKVVTPDNIVYDTLSTGKLVARNLPGQILQVPVDENETYLRTNFDRSDARNFRDGDKRSSRYFESFNDDEFDTAEPSSNTGKMYNSPKHSVSRDSLGNIVREYDRNSNRTSLINDNVRVYKGGSWKDRVYWLDPAQRRYFPEDMATDYIGFRCAMSRVGTKSKNKKKVRG
- a CDS encoding UDP-N-acetylmuramoyl-tripeptide--D-alanyl-D-alanine ligase, translating into MKIQDLHRLFLSCHAVCTDTRTIKKDDIYFALKGENFNGNIYAENALSKGAKYVVIDEEKYKSSPSCIVVNNVLETLQELASYHRSYLNLPIVALTGSNGKTTTKELIHAVLLERYKTKATFGNLNNHIGVPLTLLSMDSKTEIGIVEMGANHLNEIAFLCALAQPDYGYITNFGKAHLEGFGGVDGVIKGKSEMYDYLMAHHKTIFVNGNDSIQTEKTSGSNRIIFGDKANTNIKVSFIDASPFVSCEYKDLVINSKLVGDYNFNNIAAAIAIGDYFKVEPTAIKKAIENYRPTNNRSQIITRGTTKIILDAYNANPTSMTAALLNFNKQTGRKMAILGDMFELGKAAKEEHQNILNLARDLNVDAVVSIGENFYQSEAKSKKIKQYQSFEEFKKGFDFSQLENLSLLIKGSRGMALERVLDLF
- a CDS encoding carboxypeptidase-like regulatory domain-containing protein — its product is MKNYLTLFIFILTTSLCFAQDVAKATGIVVNSADNTPLESVNIVNLNQVIGTTTNSNGEFKISAKVNDTLHFSYLGFKSIKVRVTNDWLKFGNSKIELTELALALEEVVINQLKLTGFLEVDVLQVPEINSNFRYSISGLPSTGYEAGRQTAVTKILGSIFNPADFLYRMFGEKPNELRKLRKMKEDDEIRNILASRFDREMLTVLLQVDRVDLDEIVRQCNYSKEFIQTANDLQVLDAISECYEEYKLLSRNRN